CAGCCCCAGCAGCTCCACGCGCTGCCGCGTCCCCACGACGACGACGCGCTCCGGGCCCAGGGGGATGAAGAAGGTGGTGAAGCGGTCCGACCAGTCCCAGCTCCCCAGGAAGCGCTCGACGTACAGGTCCAGGGTGCGCTGGTCCAACCGCACCAGCCCCTCCGGGGCCACGCGGACCAGGGACACCGACAGCCCGCCTCCGCCCAGGCGCTCGCCGAACAGGATGCGGTCGTCCGACACGGACTCCGCCAGGCCCTCCAGCGGCGGCCCCCCGCGCTCCACCGGGGCGGCGCCGTAGCTCCACAGGGTGCCGAACGTCGCGGCGGGGCGTGACACAGGCTCCCCCCGGCACGCGCCCGCCAGGCAGCGGTCCGCCGCCGTGCACCGCTCGCCGTCATCACAGGCGGTGCCATCCGGCGCGGCGGGGTAGATGCAGCTGCCGGACTCGTCGAGCCGCTCCGCCGTGCACGGGTCGTCGTCGTGACACGCTCCGGCGTCGGACTCGCCTCCGTCCGGCCCACCGGCGTCGGGCCCACCGGCATCCGGCCCACCGGCGTCCGGCACGCCTCCGTCGGGCCCACCGGCGTCGGGCGCTCCTCCGGAGTCCTCGCTCCCCGCGTCGTCGGGAGGAACAACGCCCGGCGCATCCCCGGCGCACGCCATGAGCAACGCGACCAGGAGACACACCGGCACTCGCGACCAGCCTGGGAGCAACATGGCAGGGACCTTCCTGGACTCCGGTGCCGGCGCCACCGGAGCTCGCCGGGACAGACAAGGGGACGCCGGGCGCGGAACTCGAGCCGCGCCCGGCGCTTGCGGCGTGAGGCGGCTATTTCGCGGCGATGCAGCCGCGGCCGTAGTTGTTCACCACCGTCTGGTGGTCCGAGGCGTCGACGACCAGGTTGCGGTTGAAGTCAGACGGCGTGCCGGGCGGCACGGGCTTGTTGTACAGGCTCAGCACCAGCGAGCGGTCCGAGACATTCACGCAGCCGTCCCGGTTGGCGTCTCCGGGCAGCGGCGTGGCCTGGGCCGGAGGCGTGGTCGGGGTGATGCCCGCGTAGCGGCCCCGCGTCTCCTGGGAGACGCCCTGGAAGAACGCGGCGTCCGCGTTCAGCGAGGCGCCCGCGGTGAGGCTCGCGGTCCGCTCGGCGTCCTCGGCGCCGTCGAAGCGCGCGTCCGCGCCGAAGGGGATGGTGTCCGTGAACAGGTGGTCCACGTCGACAATCATCGTCAGCCCGTCCGGGTACGGCGGGGGGAAGTCGCCGCAGGCGCCGGGCTCGTTGGGAAGGCCCGTGCACGCCTTGTTGCGGACCTTCCACTGCCAGCTGCCCACCGACAGGGTGGGCCAGGCCGTCGAGCTGTACGGGCCGTAGCACTGGTCCGTGGTCGGCGTGGTGTTCTCCTGGCCGTCGGTGGCCAGGTACACGCGCTTGGTGTGGAGCTGGGCGGGCAGGAAGTTCAGCAGGTGGTCGATGCCCGCGCAGATGGAGTGCGCCAGCGGGGTGTTGCCGCTCGCGACCGAGGCGTTGACGGCCGCCTTGACCTCCGCGGCCGTCCTGTTCTGGTCGATGGTGAAGACGGGCGTGGCGGCCGTCCCGGAGAACCTCCAGAACGCATAGCGCCGGGGCGTGGGGGACACGGTGTCCAGGAAGTTGTTGATGTTCTCCTTGGCCACCTGGAGGCGCGACTTACCGGGGACGGACTGCTGGCTCATGCTGGCCGTCACGTCGAGCAGGATGAGGACGTGCTCGTCCGCCATCGCCGCGCTGGAGGACAGGCCACCGGCGCAGGCGAGCGCCACGGCCGTCTGGGAGAGGAAGCGTCGTTGAGTGTTGGTGCGCATATGGGAAGGCTCCTGAGCAGAAGGTGAGGTGTTACGGGCAGCCCTTGCCGTAGTTCTGCAGGGCGATGTTGCGGTCGAAGATGTTGATGACTGCGTCGCCGTTGAGGTCCAGCGCGGGGCTGGCGGGCGGCACCGACTGGCCGATGGCCGCGGTGATGAGGTTGATGTCGTCGGCATCCACGCAGCCGTTGCCGTTGGCGTCTCCCACCACGATGACGCCGCCGCTGACCACCAGGCCGTAGTCCGCGTCCAGCGCGGGCGTCTCCACGTGGGAGTCCTGGACGACTTCGTCGCCCAGCACCTCCACCTTCCACTTGCCGGCCGCGGGGCTCTGGAGGAACACGTTCTCCACCGTGTCCACGGTGTTGGACGTGCCACCCGGCGTGGAGAAGTTGCCCGCCGTCAGGCCGTTGTTGCCCCAGTACACGGTGCCGTTCGGCGCCGTCACGCGGAGCGACAAGTCATTGATGCGCGCCTGGGCCGCGCCGACGGTGCCCATCGGGTCGGTGAAGACGAGCGTGACGTTCAGCTCCGTCTCGTTCGGCTGGACGGTGACGTTGTACGTCTTGACGCCCTGCGGGGTGACGAGGTCCGTCTCGTCGATGACGCTCGTCTTCGGAGCACGGTCATACAGGCGGCGGATGTCGGAGGTGCCCCAGCCCTGCTTGAAGCGGTCGATGTCCGCGTTGGAGCCGCCCGCCAGCCAGTTGTACCGGTGGGCGTTGTTGATCATCAGCGCCTTGGCGGTGGCCATCTGCGGGCGGCTGGCGAACACGTCCACCTTGCCGCCGAAGCCGGTCCACACGCTCTCGTGCCACATCTGGAAGAGCAGGCCGAAGTGGCCCGCCGTCTGCGGCGTGGCGGAGCTGGTGCCGCCGAACTGGGTGTAGCTGGTGTTGCCGCCGCCGGAGGCCGAGTGGATGGAGTCGTAGAAGTAGGACAGGTCCGGCTTGATGCGGCCGTCCGCCGCGGGGCCGATGCTGCCGGTGAAGTTCCAGCGGTCATCCGCGCGGTTGGCGGTGTTCGCGTGCTGGAACGCACCCACGGAGACGATGTTCTTCGCCCACGCCTGCGGGCGCGAGTTGCGGCTGCCCGCGTTGCTCTGCGACTGCGTGCTGAGGATGGGGTGCTTGAAGAGGTAGTCGTCCACCTCGGCGGAGATGGTGGTGTACGCCGTCGTCAGCGAGCTGCCCACGCTCGACGTCTGGAACACGGCGCGCAACGTCCCAGCCGGGTCCGTCAGCTCCTGGTTGATGGTGTAGCGGGACTTGGGGCCGCCGAACTGGGAGGACTCGCTGTAGCGGAAGAAGATGCCCTGGCCGCTGGGAATCATGCCGCGCGCGGCCGGCGTCGCGCCCCGGGCGAAGTTGTTGCTGTAGCAGGACGTGCCGTGGAGGCTGCCCGTGGTGCCCGTGCTGTGGATGATGGGCGGGGTGGACCACTCCTGGTGGGTGGTGAGCAGCTCGGTGTCGAAGATTTCACCGCGCACGCCCTGCCCCGTCCAGCCCTTGAGCCCCTCCAGGTAGTTGGCGCCGCCCAGGCTGCGGACGATGTCCATGTCCACCTCACCGGGACCACCCCACCGGTCGATGAACTGCACCGCGTTGGAGCGGGCCACCTGGCGCAGCTGGGCCGCGGTGAGCGTGGCCTCCACGCGCATGCCGCCCGCCTCGATGAGCTCCACGGTGCCGCCCAGCCGCTGCACCAGCCCCACCACCTGGCCCTGCTGCCTCGCGCCGCGCTCCCCCACCATGATGGAGTAGCGCTGCCGCGCCGGCTCCGGCATCAGGCCCGTCAGCGCGTCCCGCAGCTCGCGCTCCAGCCGGTACTCCGGGTGGTAGGGCCCCACCCAGCGCACGTAGGGCAGCTCCGCCACGCGCTTGTGCACGTCAGCGTCCATCTCCACCATGAAGGTGTGGTCCGTGAGGAAGCGCAGCACCCTGCCGCCCTCGCGCTCGATGGCCTCACGGAACTCCGGCAGCGGCGTCCCGTGGAACTGCACCAGGTGCAGCGTGTTGTCCCGGTCCGCGGCCAGGTTGCTCGCGGACAAGGGCTGCGTGCCCTGGAGCGGGTCGAACTGCGCATCGTCCAGCCTCACCAGGTAGCGCGTATCCCTGACGCGGCCGAACAGCTCCGTGCCGCCGCGCGTATACGCGGTGTAGGAAAGGCGCAGCCCGTTGTCCTGCAATTCCTGCCACGTATGGAGTTGAATGGCCGTGTCGGGAACCTGGATGGAGCGCAGCGCCGAGACAGCCCTGTCCGTGCGGTGAAACACGAGCCCGGCGGGCGTCACCAGCGAGTACCCCCCCGTGTCACCCGCGGCGACACCTCCCGAGCCGGTGACGAGCACCGCCGGAGGCAGCGCCACCCGGCGCGCGGAGGCCGGCGGCCTCACCGCGTCAGAGGGGCCCGCGAAGGCGGACAAGGGCGCAGCGAAGACACAACCCACCACCAGGGCCTTCAGCGGGCGCATTCCGCCCGCTGGCCACGTAGACAGCTTTCGCATGTGTCGGTGCTCCTTGACGTCGAGTGCCAGCCCGCGTCCGTCAACGACGCGCCGCCCCTACCGCACCCATGCCACCGGCAACCGCCCCTGCCACGCCGATGCTCGCGTGCGGCCCGTGTCGCTTTCTCCGTGCTACTGCATCCCTTGATACCGGAAGAGTCTGACAATCACGTGGAAAGCAGGAAGCATGTCTAAGGCAGACATTATTTACGTGTCAACCAATGCAACAATGTTTCGTCTGCACCGTGGTTTTCCACCGGACCACGCCAATTCCTTGCAACTTCTCCCAAAGACATAGTGGATACCCCGTAGCCACGGAGCCGGTGTCGTGAGACGTCGCCTGCGACAAATGACAACGGAGAGGGGGAGAAAGCTTCGGCCGGAAAAGCAAAAAGCCCCCGGTTCGCGAGGAACCAGGGGCCTTCTGTCACGACCTGCGCCGCGGACGCGGACTCAGATGTCCAGGTTCTGCACGTCCAGCGCGTTGCGCTCGATGAACTCGCGGCGCGGCTCCACCGCCTCGCCCATCAGCAGCGAGAAGATTTCGTCGCTCTCCACCGCGTCCTCCACCCGCACCTGGAGGAGCGTGCGCGTGGCCGGGTTCATGGTGGTGTCCCAGAGCTGCTCCGGGTTCATCTCGCCCAGCCCCTTGTAGCGCTGCAGGCCCAGCCCCTTCTGCGCGTCCTTGCGCACCGCGGCCAGCACCTCCTGCACGGTGAACGCCGTCACCTCGCCGCCGTCCACGCGGACCTTGTAGGGCGCGCGGCCCAGCGCCTGGAAGGCGTCACGCAGGCCCACCAGCTCCAGGTACTCGGGAGACGACAGGAAGGCGTGGTCGAACACCGTGTCCCGCATGGCGCCGTTCACGTCGGTGTGGAACACCAGCTTCTTCGTGAGGTGCTCCGGGTCCTGCACCAGCGCGTGGCGCACGCGGCCCAGCACGTCCGGCATCCGCCGCTCGAAGTAGGCGTAGACGTCCTTCACGGCCGTCTCCATGGCCGCGTCGTCCGCCAGCGTCTCCGCCGTCACCCGCGTGGCCTGGAGCAGCGCGTCCACCACCCGCGCGTCGCGCCGCTTCGCCTGCTTCTCCAGGCGCTCCTCGTACGTAATCACCTTCTCCAGCAGCGACTTCAGCTCGGCGCCGCCCAGCTCGCCATCCGGCGTCAGCACCCGCGAGTGCTCGGACGCGGCCTTGAGCAGGTACTCGTTCAGCGCGCGCTCGTCCTTGACGTACATGTCCTTCTTGTTGCGCGTCACTTTGTAGAGCGGCGGCTGGGCGATGTAGAGGTAGCCCTTCTGGAGCAGCTCCGGCATCTGCCGGAAGAAGAACGTCAAGAGCAGCGTGCGGATGTGGCTGCCGTCCACGTCTGCGTCCGTCATCAGGATGATGCGGTGGTAGCGCGCCTTCTCCGGATCGTAGTCCTCGGCGCCGATGCCCGTGCCCAGGGCGGTAATCAGCGTCACGATTTCGGCGCTGGTGAGCATCTTCTCGAAGCGCGCCTTCTCCACGTTGAGAATCTTGCCGCGCAAGGGGAGGATGGCCTGGTTGCGCCTGTCGCGGCCCTGCTTCGCGGAGCCGCCTGCGGAGTCACCCTCGACGATGTAGAGCTCGCTCTCGTGCGGGTCCTTGCTCTGGCAGTCCGCGAGCTTGCCCGGCAGGCCGCCACCGTCCAGCACGCCCTTGCGGCGCACCGTCTCGCGCGCCTTGCGCGCGGCGATGCGGGCCCGGCAGGCGTCGCCAATCTTCGCCGCGACCTTCTTGGCGACCATCGGCGTCTCTTCCAGGAACGTGGCGAGCTGGTCGTTCACCATCTGCTCGACCAGGCCCTTCACCTCGCTGTTGCCCAGCTTCGTCTTCGTCTGCCCCTCGAACTGGGGGTTGGGCAGCTTGACGGAGATGACGGCGGACAGGCCCTCGCGGGCGTCCTCACCCGTGGGCGTCTCCTTGAGGTCCTTCCAGAGGCTGCCCTTCTCCGCGTAGCTGTTCAGCGTGCGCGTCAGGGCCGCCTTGAAGCCGGACAGGTGGCTGCCACCCTCGTGGGTGTTGATGTTGTTGGCGAAGGTGTAGATGCGCTCGTCGTAGCCATCGTTCCACTGCATGGCGATTTCGAGCGTCACGCCCTCCCGCTCCGTCTTGAAGGAGATGGGCTTCTCGTGCAGCACCTCCTTGGACTTGTTGAGGTACTCCACGAACGAGGCGATGCCGCCGTCGAACTTGAAGTCGTGCTCCTTGTTCGAGCGCTCGTCGCGGATGGTGATGTGCAGGCCGGCGTTGAGGAACGCCAGCTCGCGCAGCCGCTGGCTGAGCGTCTCGAAGTTGAAGTCGGTGGTCTCCATCACCGTCATGTCCGGCTTGAAGGCGATGTGCGTGCCGCGCTTGTCGGTGGTGCCCACCTCCTGCGGCGGCGACACGGGGAGGCCCTGCTGATAGGCCTGCTCGAACACCTTGCCGTTGCGCTGGACGCGGACCTTGAACCACTCGGAGAGGAAGTTCACGCACGTGACGCCCACGCCGTGAAGGCCGCCGGAGACCTTGTAGGCCCCGTTGCCGAACTTGCTGCCGGCGTGCAGCTCCGTGAGGACGACCTCCAGGGTGTCCTTGTTGGGGAACTTGGGGTGCGGGCCCACGGGGATGCCACGCCCGTTGTCCTGCACGCTCAGCGAGCCATCCACGTGGATGACCACCTCGATGTCCGTGCAGTGGCCCGCGAGGGCCTCGTCCACCGAGTTGTCCACGACCTCGTACACGAGCTTGTGGAGCCCGTAGGTCATGGTGTCGCCGATGTACATGCCGGGGCGCTTGCGGACTGCCTCGCGGCCCTCGAGCTTGGTGATGCTGTCCGTCCCATAATCCACGGGCGGCGGAGCGACCGCCGGACTGGTAGCGGGGGTCTTTTCCATTCGAAACTGTCCTTGGGAAAAGGAGCTTTGCGACAGGCTCGTGCCTAGCACCTCAGGGCACACCGAACAAGGGCAACGAGGCCTCGCAAAGCTGCGTAAACATTCATGAAAATCGCCTGGCCGCCCCCTCGGGAGGCCGTCCCGCCAGGCGGGAGTCTCAGGAGTCCAATCGCGGCGGCGGAAGCCGGTCCTCCAGCGCCGAGATCAACTCTTCGAAAACAGCCTTGCGGGCGAATAGATGCCGGGTGACGAGCACCCTTCCCTCTTCTCCCAGGGACAGCGCGAGCACGTTCCCCCTGCGGCCGAGCCGGCGGACGGAATCAATCTGGCCCCAGTGCAAATCCAGGGCGTTGCGGCTGAAGGGACGGGCCACGCGCACGCCGCGGGCATCCAGGGTGACGCCCCAGCCGGAGCGGGGCCGCAGCCGGTGGAAGGCGACGAGGAAGGCGAGCATCAGCCCCGCCGAGACGCCGGCGCGGGCCATGGACTGGGTGCCGCCTCCGTCCCGGAAGTCGGCCACGGCCCAGGCGGACAGCACGGCCAGCACGCAGGCGCCCAAGAAGAGGCCGAGGCGCGTGGCGCGGGGGTCGAAGGCGAAGAAGCGCGGGCTGCTCATGGGTGTCGCGCGCACCCTACCCGCACTGACGCACCGGTGCGCGCTTTTGCGCGCGCATTCGCGCGCGGATGTTCTCCGCCCGGCGTGAGCGGCCCCACGCGGGCCGTGCCCATGACGAATGCCGAACGGAACAGGGGCCGAAGGCTCACGGCACCTTGTGCCGGCCCACCGCGTCCAGCAGCGTGTCCACGTCCACCGGCTTGCGCAGGTGGCCGCACGCGCCAATCTCCTCCGCCACCTGCCGGGCATTGGCGGAGGCGGAGAAGACGAGCACGGGGATGTCGCGCCACCTGTCTTCCCGGCGCATGGCGCGGGCGAAGCCGCCCCCGTCCAGCACCGGCATCATCATGTCCAGCAGCACCAGGCCCGGCAGCGTCTGCGCGGCACCCAGCACCTCCAGGGCGTGCTTGCCATTGCTGGCCCCCAGCACCTCGTAGCCCGCGTCGCGGAGCACCTCCTCCAGCGCCTCCCGCAGGTCCGTGTCGTCGTCCACCACCAGCAGCGGCCGGCTCACTCACGCATCTCCTTCTCCAACGGCAGCTCCAGGGTGAAACAGGCTCCGCCACCCTCGCGCGGCTCCGCCCACGCACGCCCTCCATGCGCCTCCGCGGAGCGCCTGGCAAGGTACAATCCCAGGCCCAGCCCGCCATAGGAGCGCGAGCTGACCGCGCGCCCGAAGCGCTCGAAGATGAGCTCGAGCTGGTCTTCCTGAATCCCGATACCCCTGTCCCGCACGCACACCCGTCCCCGGGGGCCCACCGTCTCCACGTCCACCTCCACCGGCTTGCCAGGGCCGAACTTGAGGGCATTGGACACCAGCGCCGCCACCGCCTGGTCCACCCGCACCCGGTCCCACCGGCCCCAGATGCCGGGCTCGCCGGACACGCGCAGCTCGCACCCCACGCCCACCGCCTCCGGGCGATAGCGCCCCGTCACCTCGCGCACCAGCTCCGCCAGGTCGAAGCGCTCGGGGGCCAGGCGCAGCTCGCCGCTGCTCAGCCGGGACACGTCCAGCAGCCCCTCCACCAGCGTCCCCAGCCGCCGCACCTGGCGCAGGCTGCGCTCCAGCCGCGTCACCAGCTCCGGGGCCGGAGGCCCGCGCAGAGAGGGCGCCAGCATGGAGCCCAGCTGCAGCCGCAGCGTGGTGAGGGGCGTGCGCAGCTCGTGCGCCGCCACGGTGAGGAACTCGTCGCGCAGGCGCACCGCGTCCTGGGCCTCGCGAAACAGACGCGCGTTCTCCAGCACCAGGCCCACGCGCCGCCCCAGCTCCCGCGCCAGCGTCAGGTCCGCGGCCCCCAGCCGCCGCTCGCCGCTGGTGGCCAGCCCCAGCACGCCCAGGACGCTCGCGCGGCCCCGCAGCGGCACGTACACCACCGAGCGGAGCCCCAGCCGGTCCACCTCGCGCTGGTGCTCCGCGTCCCGGGTGACGGGCACGGAGCGCTTCGAGACGTCCTCCACCCACTCCGGCTCGCCCGTGGCCAGCACGCGCGCGGGGCCCGCCTGCGCGTCCAGGGGCGCCGTGAAGCGCTGGTCCATGGCCCACGCGCGCGCCTCCCGCTCCGCGTCCGGGTGCGCCAGCGCCGCCAGCCGCAGCCCGCCGCGCGCCCGCTCGTGGAGGAAGATGACGCACCAGTCCGCCACCCGGGGCACGGGTATCCGCACCAGCCGCTTCAGCCGCTCGTCCAAATCGAGCGGCTCGGCGAGCGCCTCGGAGCTCTGCGCGAGCAGCACCCGGTCCAGCTCCTCGCGCGCATGCTCGCGCCGCGCCTCCGCCTCGCGCAGCTCGCGCTCCACGGCCGCGCCCAGGCGCACCAGCCGGTCCTTGGCGAAGTAGTCGCGCGCCCCGGCCCGCATCGCCTCCACGGCCTCGTCCTCGCCGATGCTGCCGGACACGACGATGAAGGGGATGTCGCGCCCCGTGTCCCGCAGCACCGCCAGCGCGTCCAGCGCGGTGAAGCGGGGCATGGAGTAGTCGGAGAGGATGATGTCCCAGTCCTGGCGATGCAGGGCCTCGCGCAGGGCGTCGGCGGTCTGCACCCGGTGCGACTCCGCGGCGAAGCCGTTGCGGCGAAGCTCCATGACGACCAGCGCTTCGTCGTCCGGGTTGTCCTCCACCATCAGCAGCCGCAGCGGCTTCATCCACGCGTCCCCGGCGGAGGGACGGGCGGGGCCTCGTGGTTGAGCACCAGCCAGTACAGGCCGAGCTGGCGTGCCGCCTCCACGAACTCCGTGTAGCTCACCGGCTTGCGCACGTAGCTGTTGCACCCGCCGCCATAGCCACGCATCAGGTCCGTCTCCTCCACCGACGAGGTGAGGATGACCACCGGCAACAGCCGCGTGCGCGCGTCCGCCCGGATGCGCCGCAGCACCTCGTGTCCGTCCATCCGCGGCAGCTTCAAATCCAACAGCACCACCACGGGGAGCTGATGGCCCGCCCGGCCGGCGAAGGTCCCCTGGGCGAAGAGGTAGTCGAGCGCCTCCACCCCGTCGCGGGCCACCTCCACCGGCCGGGTGATGCCGGCGCGCTTGAAGGCCCGCAGGGTGAGGTCCACGTCGTCCGGATTGTCCTCCACGAGGAGGATGGGTCGCTCGGAGCCAGTCATTCGTGCGCTTCCTCGAGGGTGAAGCAGAAGGTGGCCCCGCCGTCGGGCACCGCCTCCGCGGTGATGTCGCCGCCGTGCTTGTGGATGACGCGCTGGACCGTGGCCAGCCCGATGCCGGTGCCTGGGAAGTCCGCGGGACGGTGCAGCCGCTGGAAGGGGGAGAAGAGCTTGCCCGCGTACGCCATGTCGAAACCCACGCCGTTGTCGCGGACACAGTAACGGGGCCGCCCCTCCCGGGACTCGGCGAAAAACTCGATACGTGCGCCGGAGCGCTGGCTGGTGAACTTCCAGGCGTTCCCCAGCAGGTTCTCCAGGACCACCCGGAGCAACCGGGCGTCCCCCCGGGTGGTGAGGCCCGGGGCGAGGTGGAAGGTCGCCTCGCGGCCGGGCTCGGCCCTGCGCAGCGCGTCCGCCACCTCGGTGGCGATGGCGCTCAGGTCCACCGGCTCGCGGACGAGCTCGGCGCGGGTGATGCGGGACAGGCGCAGCAGGTCGTCGATGAGCTGCCCCATGCGGTTGGCGGCGGCGCGCAGCCGGCGCAGGTGCTCATGGCCCTCGGGGGAGATGCGCTCGCCGTCGTCCTCCTGCAGCGCCTGGCTGAACCCGTCCACCGCGCGCAGGGGGGCGCGCAGGTCGTGAGAGACGGAGTAGCAGAAGGTCTCCAGCTCGCGGTTGGCCACCTGGAGCTCCTGGGTGCGCAGGGCGACCCGCGTCTCCAGCCGCGCCTCGCTGGCGCGCAGGGCGGCCGCCTGGGCCTGCGCCTGCTCCAGCAGGGACTCATAGTCGCCTGCCAGGTGGACAAGCTGCCGGCGGGCGAGCCAGGCCAGCAGTCCTCCCAGGGCCAGTAGCCAGGCGGCCCCTCCCCAGAGCACCAGCAGGGCCTGTCGCTCGGCCACGGCGGCGCGGTGGGTGATGCGCTCGCGCTCGGAGGCGACGAACTCGTCCAGCAGCAGGCGCAGGGCATCCATGCGCCGCTTGCCCTGCCCCTCGCGCACCAGCACCAGCCAGTCCTCACCCTCCCGGTGACGCCTGAGCTCCTCGTCAGCGAAACGCTCCCAGTCCCGCCAGCGCCCGCGCAGCTGCGCCAGGCGGGCGAGCTGGTCCGGCGCATCGGCGACGAGCGATTCCAGTCGGGTCATGACGGGCGGCAGCGCCCGGCCCGCGGCGTGGTAGGGCGACAGGAAGTTGGGGTCGCCGGTGAGGAGGAAGCCGCGCAGGCCCGTCTCCCGGTCGACGAGGAGCTGCCGCACCTGGATGGCCTCCGCGAGCACGGCATCGGAGCGGTCCGCGGTCTCGTTGGCTTCCAGGAGCTGGCGCACCTCCCAGAACAGCAGCACCGCGAGCGCGCCCACCAGGACTGTCGGCAGCGCCACGGAGCGCAGCAGCAGACGGCGGAAGCGGCGAGGGTCGAGTTGGGCCAAGGCGGGCGTCCGGAGGTGGCCCACCCATCATGCGCACTCGCCCCTGACATGCCCTGGAGCGCCCGGGAGGCAGGACAGGGTGGAGACACGGGGGCATGGCGGGCAGCGCCTGCCTGCCAGGCAGGTGGAGGGGCAGCCGCTCAGGGACGTGCCTGGCCGTCAGACCTCGGTGAAGCTCACGCCGGTGGCGCCGATGCGCTCCAAGGCGTCTTTGATCTCCTCCGAGACAATGAGGGCGA
This DNA window, taken from Pyxidicoccus xibeiensis, encodes the following:
- a CDS encoding VWA domain-containing protein, whose translation is MRTNTQRRFLSQTAVALACAGGLSSSAAMADEHVLILLDVTASMSQQSVPGKSRLQVAKENINNFLDTVSPTPRRYAFWRFSGTAATPVFTIDQNRTAAEVKAAVNASVASGNTPLAHSICAGIDHLLNFLPAQLHTKRVYLATDGQENTTPTTDQCYGPYSSTAWPTLSVGSWQWKVRNKACTGLPNEPGACGDFPPPYPDGLTMIVDVDHLFTDTIPFGADARFDGAEDAERTASLTAGASLNADAAFFQGVSQETRGRYAGITPTTPPAQATPLPGDANRDGCVNVSDRSLVLSLYNKPVPPGTPSDFNRNLVVDASDHQTVVNNYGRGCIAAK
- a CDS encoding S8 family serine peptidase produces the protein MRKLSTWPAGGMRPLKALVVGCVFAAPLSAFAGPSDAVRPPASARRVALPPAVLVTGSGGVAAGDTGGYSLVTPAGLVFHRTDRAVSALRSIQVPDTAIQLHTWQELQDNGLRLSYTAYTRGGTELFGRVRDTRYLVRLDDAQFDPLQGTQPLSASNLAADRDNTLHLVQFHGTPLPEFREAIEREGGRVLRFLTDHTFMVEMDADVHKRVAELPYVRWVGPYHPEYRLERELRDALTGLMPEPARQRYSIMVGERGARQQGQVVGLVQRLGGTVELIEAGGMRVEATLTAAQLRQVARSNAVQFIDRWGGPGEVDMDIVRSLGGANYLEGLKGWTGQGVRGEIFDTELLTTHQEWSTPPIIHSTGTTGSLHGTSCYSNNFARGATPAARGMIPSGQGIFFRYSESSQFGGPKSRYTINQELTDPAGTLRAVFQTSSVGSSLTTAYTTISAEVDDYLFKHPILSTQSQSNAGSRNSRPQAWAKNIVSVGAFQHANTANRADDRWNFTGSIGPAADGRIKPDLSYFYDSIHSASGGGNTSYTQFGGTSSATPQTAGHFGLLFQMWHESVWTGFGGKVDVFASRPQMATAKALMINNAHRYNWLAGGSNADIDRFKQGWGTSDIRRLYDRAPKTSVIDETDLVTPQGVKTYNVTVQPNETELNVTLVFTDPMGTVGAAQARINDLSLRVTAPNGTVYWGNNGLTAGNFSTPGGTSNTVDTVENVFLQSPAAGKWKVEVLGDEVVQDSHVETPALDADYGLVVSGGVIVVGDANGNGCVDADDINLITAAIGQSVPPASPALDLNGDAVINIFDRNIALQNYGKGCP
- the gyrB gene encoding DNA topoisomerase (ATP-hydrolyzing) subunit B, producing the protein MEKTPATSPAVAPPPVDYGTDSITKLEGREAVRKRPGMYIGDTMTYGLHKLVYEVVDNSVDEALAGHCTDIEVVIHVDGSLSVQDNGRGIPVGPHPKFPNKDTLEVVLTELHAGSKFGNGAYKVSGGLHGVGVTCVNFLSEWFKVRVQRNGKVFEQAYQQGLPVSPPQEVGTTDKRGTHIAFKPDMTVMETTDFNFETLSQRLRELAFLNAGLHITIRDERSNKEHDFKFDGGIASFVEYLNKSKEVLHEKPISFKTEREGVTLEIAMQWNDGYDERIYTFANNINTHEGGSHLSGFKAALTRTLNSYAEKGSLWKDLKETPTGEDAREGLSAVISVKLPNPQFEGQTKTKLGNSEVKGLVEQMVNDQLATFLEETPMVAKKVAAKIGDACRARIAARKARETVRRKGVLDGGGLPGKLADCQSKDPHESELYIVEGDSAGGSAKQGRDRRNQAILPLRGKILNVEKARFEKMLTSAEIVTLITALGTGIGAEDYDPEKARYHRIILMTDADVDGSHIRTLLLTFFFRQMPELLQKGYLYIAQPPLYKVTRNKKDMYVKDERALNEYLLKAASEHSRVLTPDGELGGAELKSLLEKVITYEERLEKQAKRRDARVVDALLQATRVTAETLADDAAMETAVKDVYAYFERRMPDVLGRVRHALVQDPEHLTKKLVFHTDVNGAMRDTVFDHAFLSSPEYLELVGLRDAFQALGRAPYKVRVDGGEVTAFTVQEVLAAVRKDAQKGLGLQRYKGLGEMNPEQLWDTTMNPATRTLLQVRVEDAVESDEIFSLLMGEAVEPRREFIERNALDVQNLDI
- a CDS encoding response regulator translates to MSRPLLVVDDDTDLREALEEVLRDAGYEVLGASNGKHALEVLGAAQTLPGLVLLDMMMPVLDGGGFARAMRREDRWRDIPVLVFSASANARQVAEEIGACGHLRKPVDVDTLLDAVGRHKVP
- a CDS encoding hybrid sensor histidine kinase/response regulator; the encoded protein is MKPLRLLMVEDNPDDEALVVMELRRNGFAAESHRVQTADALREALHRQDWDIILSDYSMPRFTALDALAVLRDTGRDIPFIVVSGSIGEDEAVEAMRAGARDYFAKDRLVRLGAAVERELREAEARREHAREELDRVLLAQSSEALAEPLDLDERLKRLVRIPVPRVADWCVIFLHERARGGLRLAALAHPDAEREARAWAMDQRFTAPLDAQAGPARVLATGEPEWVEDVSKRSVPVTRDAEHQREVDRLGLRSVVYVPLRGRASVLGVLGLATSGERRLGAADLTLARELGRRVGLVLENARLFREAQDAVRLRDEFLTVAAHELRTPLTTLRLQLGSMLAPSLRGPPAPELVTRLERSLRQVRRLGTLVEGLLDVSRLSSGELRLAPERFDLAELVREVTGRYRPEAVGVGCELRVSGEPGIWGRWDRVRVDQAVAALVSNALKFGPGKPVEVDVETVGPRGRVCVRDRGIGIQEDQLELIFERFGRAVSSRSYGGLGLGLYLARRSAEAHGGRAWAEPREGGGACFTLELPLEKEMRE
- a CDS encoding response regulator; the encoded protein is MTGSERPILLVEDNPDDVDLTLRAFKRAGITRPVEVARDGVEALDYLFAQGTFAGRAGHQLPVVVLLDLKLPRMDGHEVLRRIRADARTRLLPVVILTSSVEETDLMRGYGGGCNSYVRKPVSYTEFVEAARQLGLYWLVLNHEAPPVPPPGTRG
- a CDS encoding sensor histidine kinase; the protein is MAQLDPRRFRRLLLRSVALPTVLVGALAVLLFWEVRQLLEANETADRSDAVLAEAIQVRQLLVDRETGLRGFLLTGDPNFLSPYHAAGRALPPVMTRLESLVADAPDQLARLAQLRGRWRDWERFADEELRRHREGEDWLVLVREGQGKRRMDALRLLLDEFVASERERITHRAAVAERQALLVLWGGAAWLLALGGLLAWLARRQLVHLAGDYESLLEQAQAQAAALRASEARLETRVALRTQELQVANRELETFCYSVSHDLRAPLRAVDGFSQALQEDDGERISPEGHEHLRRLRAAANRMGQLIDDLLRLSRITRAELVREPVDLSAIATEVADALRRAEPGREATFHLAPGLTTRGDARLLRVVLENLLGNAWKFTSQRSGARIEFFAESREGRPRYCVRDNGVGFDMAYAGKLFSPFQRLHRPADFPGTGIGLATVQRVIHKHGGDITAEAVPDGGATFCFTLEEAHE